A segment of the Planctomycetota bacterium genome:
ACCGCGCCGTCCGGCCCGACGAGGACAAGCTGGACGTGAAGCTCAAGCAGGGCTGGAACGACCTGATGGTCAAGATCGGCCAGGGCAACGGCGAGTGGGGCTTCTGCTTGCGCTTCCGCACGCGCGACGGCGGGAAGGTCGAGGAACTGCGAGCCGACCCCGCCGGCAAGTAGCCCCTCCCCTCCCCTGCCACGCCACGGCCGCCCAGCCACGGGCGCTTGACAGGTCTCCCGCACCCCTCTACCATATTGCCACCCGGCCGCGCGCCCGTCCCCACGGCTTCGAGCCCCGTTTGCGCATGGACGATGTTTCCTACGAAACCCTGGCGGCGCTGCTCGCGCGGGAGGGGGCGCTTCCCAGCGACCGCGCGATCGCGTTGATGCGGGAGGCCGCGCGCACGCTGGCCGACGCGCACGCCGCCGGCATCCTGCACGGCGACTTGCGGCCCGACACTCTGCTGGTGGCCAGCGACGGCCGCGTGCTGCTGGCCGAGTCGGCCCTTGCGCGGCGTTTCGGCGAGGCCCGCCAGCCCGATACCCCCGCCACCGAGCGCCTCGCCTCGCCGCTCTACTACCCACCCGAGGCGGCCCACGGCCTGCCCCTCGACGCGCGCACCGATCTCTTCCTGCTGGGCGCGACTTTCTACCACGCGATGACGGGCGGCCCGCCCTTCGACGCCGCGGACCCCGAGGCCCGCGCGCTCCGCTACATCCGCCAGGAGGCGCCGCCACTCACCGGCCGCCTGCCGGGCACTCCGGTTGTGCTCAACGTGCTGATGCAGAGGCTCCTGCGGCGCAACCCCGACGAGCGCTACCCCAGCGCCTCCGAACTGCTCGACGCCCTCGAGCGGATCGAGCGCCTGGTTCAGAAGCGCCAGGCGGCCCGCACGGTCGCGCCAGCGGCTCTGCCCCCCGAGGCCGAGCGCCGCCCGCGCACCCAGCGGCTGAGGCCCGGCGCCGCACCACCGAGGACCGAGCCGGTTGAGGATGAGGCGTCTGCCCGCCGGGCGGCCCGCAAGCCGCCCGTCTGGCAGTCCAAGCCCGCCATCTACGGAGCGGCGGCCGCCGCGTTCCTGCTGCTCGTCGCGGTGCTGCTGATCCTGCGCAGCGCAGAGAAGCCGCTGCCAGCGGTGCGCGTGAATCCGCTCGAGGCGCTGCCGGCGCCCATGCCGCCGCCACCGCCCGAGCCGCCGAGGCCCGAGCCCGCGCCGGTCGCCCCGCCCAAGCGGGAACCCGAGCCTCCTCCCCCACCCAAGACGTCGGTTGCGCCCAAGTCACGCCCCCCCAGCCTCGAGGAGCGCCTGGAGGCCATCGAGCGCGAGCGCAAGGAGCGCAAGGGCCGCGGCCTGACCGACGGCGACGATGCCTTCACCTGCCACGCCATTGACGGCACGATCGAGGGCGTCGTGCGTAGCGGGAATCAGGACCAGCCCCATTACGAGGCCCGGGCCGATCGCGACTGCATCGGCTTCTGGAACCCGCAGGACTCTCTGGTGAAGTGGCAGGTGACGATCAAGAGGCCGGGCACCTATCAGGTCGAGATTCTCTTCGCCGCCGAGGACGCAGCGGCGGGGAACGAATACGTCGTCTCGGTCGCGGGGCAGGAGCTGCGCGGCACGGTGCGCCGCACGGCCAACTGGGGCACGTTCGAGACCGACAACCCCGGCGCCGTGACCATCGAGAAGGCAGGCGACGTCACCGTCCTGGTCAAGGCGGGCAGGAAGAAGAGCCCCGGCGCCCCCCTGATGAACCTGCGGGCCGTCAGACTCCGCCGGGTCAATCCTTAGTCGCTCCACGCCCCGAGCCGAACGGGTTGCTGCGCCCGAGGTGGTACAGCCGGGTCTGGGGCGGATTCACCGCGATCCTGATCTCCCCCAAGCCCTCGCCGAGCTTCCGCCGGGCAATGAGGTCCCAGACGGTTGAAGGCTTCGGGAGCTTGATCGCCCGCCGGCCGGGGCGGACGGAGTGAACGGCGAGCGTGCACGAGTCGGCGAAGACGAGGTCGTCGTCCGATTCGCTGTAGATGTGCGTGCCGCTGTAGCGGGCCAGTTCGCGGAGCAGCGGCGCGGGGAGCGGCACAGCGCAGGTGAATACCGACGTCCAGCCCCCCATCTCACGGATGACCAGACCGGCCCCGTCGCGGGCCGTGGGCCACTGGATGCCGCCGAGGCGTCTCACCTCGGGGTCCTCCCGGGGCACGAGGAGTGGGCCATAGGGGAGCGAATCGCCGTAGTCCAAGCGCGACGCGAAGCCCTCTGTAATGGGATGGTCGAAGCGGTCAATGGTGACGAAGCGGGGCGATTCCTTGCGAACGAGTTCCAGGGGGATGCCAGTCAGCTCGATCGCGGACTCGGCGGAGAGGCGGCGGCCATCGGTGATGCCGCTGGCGGGGCCGAAGATGCAGACGTTGCCTTTGCGGAAGACCTTCTCGCGCAGCAACTTCAGGCGGTCGTGTGTCACGTGGAACAAATTCGGGAAGAGGAAGACCTTGTGGCAGGAGGGGAAGTCATCGCGGGCGAGGTCCTCGAACAGATGCAGGCGGAACGGCACGCCGCACCTCGACAGCCCGTAGAGCCGCTGGTGGATGACGGCGAGGTACTGGTAGCCGATGGTGAAGTCTTCGTGGATGACGCTTGAGTCGTCCACCACCATCACGATGCAGGGCACTTCGCGGCGAGGCCAGTTGACCGCGGCTTCATGGACGACGCGGCGGGCAACGAGGACATCCTGGATGCCGTCGTCCATGAAAAAGCTCGGGCCACAGACGTCCATCGGATAGGTGTTGTAGCCGCGGGAGAGCGAGGAGCCGAGGTTGCGCCACAGCCCCGCCTTCGCCTCTTTCATGTCTTTGAGATAGTTCCAGCGGCCCTCCTCTGAGAGGCTGAAGGTGCGCTGGTCTTCTTCCACGAAGAAGAGCTTGCCATGGGCGACGACGGAGTCGCCGATGCCCTCGCCCTCGTAGCCAAAGCCCATGCCGCGATGCAGGTAGTCGTGCGGTGTCACCACCACGTCGAGCTCGGGGAGGTCGAGGAGCTCGGCCATGGCGAACGCGCCGCTCACGGGGTGCATGGCGCCGCCGTGGGTCTGATAGTCGCCGACCCATCGTGCGACGAGGGGCCAGCCGAGGAGGGTCTGCTTGAAGGCGTCAATGCCCGCCAGCTTGTTCGGTGCCGCGCGCTTGACGGCGGAGAGGATGGTGCGGAAGTTGCGCCCGGTCAGCTCGCGCATGTAGAGACAGTAGTCGCGCTCGACCGCGGTCTCCTGTGGCTCGGGCCAGTGGAGGCGGCGGGGGATTCGCTCGAGCTTCTTACCATCGGTCGAGACCTCGCCGTAGCGGGTCTTGCCGCGCTCGTGGAAGTCGCGGTCGTCGGGCACATCGGCTTCGGGGCGGCCATTTCGGCGGAGAAAGGCGCGGAAGCCGGCCTGCATCGCGGGGCTGCGGTCGAAGAGATAGCCGTCGCAGGTGAGCTGGGTCGTGCCCTCGCCGAGGGGATAGACCAGGTAGCCGATCACCCGCTCGCCCCAGGGCTGGCGCTCGCAGAAGCGAACGGTGTTCTCGATGAAGCGGCCGAGCTGCTCGTTGTAGCT
Coding sequences within it:
- a CDS encoding protein kinase, giving the protein MDDVSYETLAALLAREGALPSDRAIALMREAARTLADAHAAGILHGDLRPDTLLVASDGRVLLAESALARRFGEARQPDTPATERLASPLYYPPEAAHGLPLDARTDLFLLGATFYHAMTGGPPFDAADPEARALRYIRQEAPPLTGRLPGTPVVLNVLMQRLLRRNPDERYPSASELLDALERIERLVQKRQAARTVAPAALPPEAERRPRTQRLRPGAAPPRTEPVEDEASARRAARKPPVWQSKPAIYGAAAAAFLLLVAVLLILRSAEKPLPAVRVNPLEALPAPMPPPPPEPPRPEPAPVAPPKREPEPPPPPKTSVAPKSRPPSLEERLEAIERERKERKGRGLTDGDDAFTCHAIDGTIEGVVRSGNQDQPHYEARADRDCIGFWNPQDSLVKWQVTIKRPGTYQVEILFAAEDAAAGNEYVVSVAGQELRGTVRRTANWGTFETDNPGAVTIEKAGDVTVLVKAGRKKSPGAPLMNLRAVRLRRVNP